A section of the Stenotrophomonas acidaminiphila genome encodes:
- a CDS encoding spermidine/putrescine ABC transporter substrate-binding protein PotF — protein sequence MNLRILTAGVALSLLAACGGKEQGAPTADAGGEAKVLNVYNYSDYIAEDTIPNFEKATGIKVTYDVFDSDEMVETKLLTGDSGYDIVVPTLNFFGRQIQAGVFLPLDKSKIPNLANLDPEVMARIAGQDPENKYGVPYMMGTTGIGYNVAKLKERFGGSTDIAGSWDLVFKPENIARMKDCGVTLLDTPADMIPIALHYLGQDPHSTDPATIQKAADLLKSIRPYVQNFHSSQYVGSLANGSTCLVVGWSGDIIQARDRAEEAGNGVEVAYSIPKEGAPQWFDMLAIPKDAKHPQNAYAFINYLLEPQVAANNTNVTHYANPVKPATPLVDAAIREDRTIYPPQDVAAKMFTYAINPPEVDKLYTRLWTEIKTGR from the coding sequence ATGAATCTGCGCATCCTGACCGCTGGCGTCGCCCTGTCCCTGCTTGCCGCCTGTGGTGGCAAGGAGCAGGGCGCCCCGACCGCCGACGCCGGCGGCGAGGCCAAGGTCCTCAACGTCTACAACTACTCGGATTACATCGCCGAGGACACCATCCCGAACTTCGAGAAGGCGACCGGCATCAAGGTCACGTACGACGTGTTCGACAGCGACGAGATGGTCGAGACCAAGCTGCTGACCGGCGACAGCGGCTACGACATCGTGGTGCCGACACTGAACTTCTTCGGCCGCCAGATCCAGGCCGGGGTGTTCCTGCCGCTGGACAAGAGCAAGATCCCGAACCTGGCCAACCTCGACCCGGAGGTGATGGCGCGCATCGCCGGCCAGGACCCGGAGAACAAGTACGGCGTGCCGTACATGATGGGCACCACCGGCATCGGCTACAACGTGGCCAAGCTCAAGGAGCGCTTCGGCGGCAGCACCGACATCGCCGGGAGCTGGGACCTGGTGTTCAAGCCGGAGAACATCGCCAGGATGAAGGATTGCGGGGTCACCCTTCTCGACACCCCGGCGGACATGATTCCGATCGCGCTGCACTACCTGGGCCAGGATCCGCACAGCACCGATCCGGCCACCATCCAGAAGGCCGCGGACCTGCTCAAGAGCATCCGCCCGTACGTGCAGAACTTCCACTCCAGCCAGTACGTCGGTTCGCTGGCCAATGGCAGCACCTGCCTGGTGGTGGGCTGGTCGGGCGACATCATCCAGGCCCGCGACCGTGCCGAGGAGGCCGGCAACGGCGTGGAAGTGGCGTATTCGATCCCGAAGGAAGGCGCGCCGCAGTGGTTCGACATGCTGGCCATCCCGAAGGACGCCAAGCACCCGCAGAACGCCTATGCGTTCATCAACTACCTGCTCGAGCCGCAGGTGGCCGCCAACAACACCAACGTCACCCACTACGCCAACCCGGTGAAGCCGGCCACGCCGCTGGTGGACGCGGCGATCCGCGAGGACCGCACCATCTATCCGCCGCAGGACGTGGCGGCGAAGATGTTCACCTATGCGATCAACCCGCCGGAAGTGGACAAGCTCTATACCCGGCTCTGGACCGAGATCAAGACCGGGCGCTGA
- a CDS encoding putrescine ABC transporter permease PotH: protein MSARGPNPGGWRRWLPGVRAGVIGVPYLWLLLFFAIPFLIVLKISFAKMAVAMPPYTSIVAYVDNAFTVNLNLGNYTQLFADSQYVVAYLSSIRIAVIATVFTLLIGYPMAYVISRLSPSARNIAMMLVVLPSWTSFLIRVYAWIGILDSNGLVNRTLLGMGLIDQPLQILYTPLAAYIGIVYCYLPFMVLPLYANLVKLDHRLLEAAYDLGARPWQAFMRITLPLSRSGIVAGCMLVMIPAVGEFVIPEMLGGPDTLMIGRVLWGEFFNNRDWPLASAVAIVMLLLLLVPILIFNRSQQRTLEGKLA from the coding sequence ATGAGCGCGCGCGGGCCGAACCCTGGCGGTTGGCGGCGCTGGCTGCCGGGCGTCCGCGCCGGCGTGATCGGCGTGCCCTACCTGTGGCTGCTGCTGTTCTTCGCGATCCCGTTCCTGATCGTGCTGAAGATCTCGTTCGCGAAGATGGCGGTGGCGATGCCGCCGTATACGTCCATCGTGGCGTACGTGGACAACGCCTTCACCGTCAACCTCAACCTGGGCAACTACACCCAGCTGTTCGCCGACAGCCAGTACGTGGTCGCCTACCTCAGCTCGATCCGGATCGCGGTCATCGCCACCGTGTTCACCCTGCTGATCGGCTACCCGATGGCCTACGTCATTTCGCGCCTGTCGCCGTCGGCGCGCAACATCGCGATGATGCTGGTGGTGCTACCGTCGTGGACCTCGTTCCTGATCCGCGTCTATGCCTGGATCGGCATCCTCGACAGCAACGGCCTGGTCAACCGCACGCTGCTGGGCATGGGTCTGATCGACCAGCCGCTGCAGATCCTGTACACGCCGCTGGCGGCCTATATCGGCATCGTCTACTGCTACCTGCCGTTCATGGTGCTGCCGCTGTACGCCAACCTGGTCAAGCTCGACCACCGCCTGCTGGAGGCGGCCTACGACCTTGGCGCCAGGCCATGGCAGGCGTTCATGCGCATCACCCTGCCACTGTCGCGCAGCGGCATCGTCGCCGGCTGCATGCTGGTGATGATCCCGGCGGTGGGCGAATTCGTCATCCCGGAAATGCTCGGCGGGCCGGACACGCTGATGATCGGCCGCGTGCTGTGGGGCGAATTCTTCAACAACCGCGACTGGCCGCTGGCCTCGGCGGTGGCGATCGTGATGCTGCTCCTGCTGCTGGTCCCGATCCTCATCTTCAACCGCTCCCAGCAACGCACGCTGGAAGGGAAGTTGGCATGA
- a CDS encoding putrescine ABC transporter permease PotI, with protein sequence MSGVRGHRWLGWGVLLLGFAFLYLPILLLMLYSFNASRLATVWAGFSTQWYGELLRDRQLLDAAWVSVKVAFWTASASMVLGTMAAMAMTRFRRFPGKTVFGALVTAPLVMPEVIIGLSILLMLVSMGGLFGLPSKGVVAIWIAHVTFTLSFVTVVVSSRLQELDRSLEEAAMDLGANRLKVFFLITLPIIAPALLSGWLLAFTLSLDDVVIASFVAGPSSTTLPMKIFASVRMGVSPKINALATLLVLAVSTVAVLGWWISARADRRRQRDMQLALQDNG encoded by the coding sequence ATGAGCGGCGTCCGTGGCCACCGCTGGCTGGGCTGGGGCGTGCTGCTGCTCGGCTTCGCCTTCCTGTACCTGCCGATCCTGCTGCTGATGCTGTACTCGTTCAACGCCTCGCGGCTGGCGACGGTGTGGGCGGGTTTTTCCACGCAGTGGTACGGCGAGCTGCTGCGCGACCGGCAGCTGCTGGACGCGGCCTGGGTCAGCGTCAAGGTCGCGTTCTGGACCGCGAGCGCGTCGATGGTGCTCGGCACCATGGCGGCGATGGCGATGACCCGCTTCCGCCGCTTCCCCGGCAAGACCGTGTTCGGCGCGCTGGTGACCGCGCCGCTGGTGATGCCGGAGGTGATCATCGGCCTGTCGATCCTGCTGATGCTGGTGTCGATGGGCGGCCTGTTCGGGCTGCCGTCCAAGGGCGTGGTGGCGATCTGGATCGCGCACGTCACCTTCACCCTGTCGTTCGTGACCGTGGTGGTGTCCTCGCGCCTGCAGGAGCTGGACCGCTCGCTGGAGGAGGCGGCCATGGACCTGGGCGCCAACCGGCTCAAGGTGTTCTTCCTGATCACCCTGCCGATCATCGCCCCGGCGCTGCTGTCCGGCTGGCTGCTGGCCTTCACCCTGTCGCTGGACGACGTGGTGATCGCCAGCTTCGTCGCCGGGCCCAGCTCGACCACGCTGCCGATGAAGATCTTCGCCTCGGTGCGCATGGGCGTGAGCCCCAAGATCAACGCGCTGGCCACGCTGCTGGTGCTGGCGGTGTCGACCGTGGCGGTCCTCGGCTGGTGGATCTCCGCCCGCGCCGACCGACGGCGCCAGCGCGACATGCAGCTGGCGCTGCAGGACAACGGTTGA
- a CDS encoding succinate-semialdehyde dehydrogenase (in Escherichia coli this enzyme appears to be an NAD+/NADP+-dependent succinate semialdehyde dehydrogenase) encodes MTSYQTLNPFDGRVLRTVELMSAVAVEQRLAAAQAAFPAWSGLPLAQRGALLRQVAAALRARRDEIQHAMTREMGKLRGEALAEIEKSAAACEYYADHAAAYLSPQPIATEAQRSYVVYPPIGCVLAVMPWNFPIWQVFRFLAPSLMAGNVALLKHASNVPGCADLIAAVLADAGMPAGVFGVLHIDNEQAAAVLRDGRVKAVTLTGSERAGRSIAANAGDQLKKCVMELGGSDAFVVLDDADLDAAVAAAVKSRFDNAGQTCIAAKRFVLVDAIADRFVQRFVEAAKARVYGDPQDEATTLAPLARADLRDGLHRQVRQSIDQGARALLGCEPLAGTHAGYPASILDHVAPGMPAYEEELFGPVAAILRVKDEAEAVRVANDTAFGLGGSVWSGDAARGERVAAQLQCGAAFVNAVVRSDARLPFGGTKRSGFGRELAEHGIREFTNIKTVYVA; translated from the coding sequence ATGACTTCGTACCAGACCCTCAACCCCTTCGACGGCCGCGTCCTGCGCACGGTCGAGCTGATGAGCGCCGTCGCCGTCGAGCAGCGGCTGGCCGCCGCGCAGGCGGCGTTCCCGGCGTGGTCGGGCCTGCCGCTGGCGCAGCGCGGCGCGCTGCTGCGCCAGGTGGCCGCGGCGCTGCGCGCGCGCCGCGACGAGATCCAGCACGCGATGACCCGGGAAATGGGCAAGCTGCGCGGCGAGGCGCTGGCCGAGATCGAGAAGAGCGCGGCGGCCTGCGAGTACTACGCCGACCACGCCGCCGCTTACCTCAGCCCGCAGCCGATCGCGACCGAGGCGCAGCGCAGTTACGTGGTGTACCCGCCGATCGGCTGCGTGCTGGCGGTGATGCCATGGAATTTCCCGATATGGCAGGTGTTCCGCTTCCTGGCGCCGTCGCTGATGGCCGGCAACGTGGCGCTGCTCAAGCACGCCAGCAACGTGCCCGGCTGCGCCGACCTGATCGCCGCGGTGCTGGCCGATGCCGGCATGCCGGCCGGGGTGTTCGGCGTGCTGCACATCGACAACGAGCAGGCGGCCGCCGTGCTGCGCGATGGCCGGGTCAAGGCGGTCACCCTGACCGGCAGCGAGCGTGCCGGGCGCTCGATCGCCGCCAACGCCGGCGACCAGTTGAAGAAGTGCGTGATGGAGCTGGGTGGCAGCGACGCCTTCGTGGTGCTGGACGATGCCGACCTCGACGCCGCCGTCGCCGCGGCGGTGAAGTCGCGCTTCGACAATGCCGGGCAGACCTGCATCGCCGCCAAGCGCTTCGTGCTGGTGGATGCCATCGCCGACCGCTTCGTGCAGCGCTTCGTCGAGGCGGCGAAGGCACGGGTGTACGGCGACCCGCAGGACGAGGCCACCACGCTGGCGCCGCTGGCGCGCGCCGACCTGCGCGACGGCCTGCACCGGCAGGTGCGCCAGAGCATCGACCAGGGCGCCCGGGCGTTGCTGGGCTGCGAGCCGCTGGCCGGCACCCATGCCGGCTACCCGGCGTCGATCCTCGACCACGTCGCGCCGGGCATGCCGGCCTACGAGGAGGAGTTGTTCGGCCCGGTGGCGGCGATCCTGCGGGTCAAGGACGAAGCCGAGGCGGTGCGGGTGGCCAACGACACCGCGTTCGGCCTCGGCGGCAGCGTGTGGAGCGGCGATGCCGCCCGCGGCGAGCGGGTCGCCGCGCAGCTGCAGTGCGGCGCGGCGTTCGTCAATGCCGTGGTCAGGAGCGACGCGCGGCTGCCGTTCGGCGGCACCAAGCGCTCGGGTTTCGGCCGCGAACTGGCCGAGCACGGCATCCGCGAGTTCACCAACATCAAGACCGTCTACGTGGCGTAG
- a CDS encoding IS481 family transposase translates to MSVAPSTIARLLRRAGLHRLAELEPALPENRYEHARPGQLLHLDIKKLGRIGSPGHRVTGDRSHRHRGIGWEYVHLAIDDHSRVAFASIEPDERETSACKALIRTVRYYRSLGVCFERVLTDNGTCYRSRRFQRLLRRLGMRHLRTRPYTPRTNGKAERLVQTSLREWAYARAYDNSGQRAGALHDWLHHYNWHRPHASLGYKPPISRIPLNNVLGLHS, encoded by the coding sequence CTGTCCGTGGCGCCAAGCACCATCGCCCGGTTGCTGCGCCGTGCCGGACTGCACCGCTTGGCCGAACTGGAGCCGGCGCTGCCGGAGAACCGCTATGAACACGCCCGGCCCGGCCAACTGCTGCATCTGGACATCAAGAAGCTGGGGCGGATCGGTTCCCCGGGCCACCGTGTGACCGGTGACCGCTCGCATCGACACAGGGGCATTGGCTGGGAATACGTCCATCTGGCCATCGACGATCACTCGCGCGTGGCCTTCGCCTCCATCGAGCCGGACGAGCGCGAGACCAGCGCCTGCAAGGCCCTTATCCGCACGGTGCGCTACTACCGCAGCCTGGGCGTGTGCTTCGAGCGGGTGTTGACCGACAACGGCACCTGCTACAGGTCGCGCCGTTTCCAGCGCCTGCTCCGTCGCCTTGGCATGCGCCACCTGCGCACGCGTCCCTACACCCCGCGCACCAACGGCAAGGCCGAACGCCTGGTCCAGACCAGCCTGCGCGAGTGGGCCTATGCCCGCGCCTATGACAACTCCGGGCAGCGGGCTGGCGCCCTCCATGACTGGCTGCATCACTACAACTGGCACCGCCCTCATGCAAGCCTCGGCTACAAACCACCCATCTCCCGCATACCCCTGAACAACGTGCTGGGTTTACACAGCTAG
- a CDS encoding magnesium transporter CorA — MQPMDLGISPMAAANPPCVINCTWYGEDGTLRNLALDSISDVLEASSRGFVWVGLYEPDDAVLDKVQAEFGLHDLAIEDTRKAHQRPKVETYGDSLFVVVHTAQVVEERIRYGETHAFLGPRYLVTVRHGASLSYAPVRARLEREHDLVARGPSFCLYAVLDAVVDNYLPITDSFGDTLDSLEKDIFAENYRRRTVIRLYDLKRELNKMRLAVTPLQDALSQLQRNPAQLLNDEARLYLRDVQDHAARVNDAIDTLREMLGTALSVNLSLVTLAQGETVKRLGAWAALLAAPTLITSWYGMNFTHMPELAGRFAYPLLVLLVGAVCAVLYRLFKRSGWL, encoded by the coding sequence ATGCAGCCCATGGACCTCGGTATTTCCCCCATGGCGGCGGCCAACCCGCCCTGCGTCATCAACTGCACCTGGTACGGCGAGGACGGCACGCTGCGCAACCTGGCGCTGGATTCGATCAGCGACGTGCTCGAAGCCAGCAGCCGCGGCTTCGTCTGGGTCGGCCTGTACGAACCCGACGACGCGGTGCTGGACAAGGTGCAGGCCGAGTTCGGGCTGCACGACCTGGCCATCGAGGACACGCGCAAGGCGCACCAGCGGCCCAAGGTGGAGACCTACGGCGACTCGCTGTTCGTGGTGGTGCACACCGCGCAGGTGGTCGAGGAGCGCATCCGCTATGGCGAGACCCATGCCTTCCTCGGCCCGCGCTACCTGGTGACCGTGCGCCATGGCGCCTCGCTGTCGTACGCGCCGGTACGCGCGCGGCTGGAGCGCGAGCACGACCTGGTGGCCCGGGGGCCGTCGTTCTGCCTGTATGCGGTGCTCGACGCGGTGGTGGACAACTACCTGCCGATCACCGACAGCTTCGGCGATACGCTGGATTCGCTGGAGAAGGACATCTTCGCCGAGAACTACCGGCGCCGCACCGTCATCCGCCTGTACGACCTCAAGCGCGAACTCAACAAGATGCGGCTGGCGGTCACCCCGCTGCAGGACGCGCTGTCGCAGCTGCAGCGCAATCCGGCGCAGCTGCTCAACGACGAGGCACGGCTGTACCTGCGCGACGTGCAGGACCATGCCGCGCGGGTCAACGACGCCATCGACACCCTGCGCGAGATGCTCGGCACCGCGCTGAGCGTGAACCTGTCGCTGGTCACCCTGGCGCAGGGCGAGACCGTCAAGCGGCTCGGCGCGTGGGCGGCACTGCTGGCCGCGCCGACCCTGATCACCAGCTGGTACGGCATGAACTTCACCCACATGCCGGAGCTGGCCGGACGCTTCGCCTACCCGCTGCTGGTGCTGCTGGTCGGCGCCGTCTGCGCGGTGCTGTACCGGCTGTTCAAGCGCTCGGGCTGGCTGTAG
- a CDS encoding magnesium/cobalt efflux protein: MSAAFSGEPHTRDELVAVLQTAEQDGLIAADTLRMMEGAIAVAELTVGDVMIPRSQMVSLPVEQPFLELMKQVVESGHSRFPVHGENKDDVLGILLAKDLLRGVVADNSHASIRELLRPAVLIPESKKLNVLLKEFRLSRNHMAIVVDEYGGVAGLVTIEDVLEQIVGQIDDEHDEAEDHTAQIAIQADGRYVVDALTAIEDFNERFGAGFSDDDYDTIGGLVTEAIGHLPEIGDELTLDRFVFRVARANARRVQAFHVTVLPPDPQDDA, encoded by the coding sequence CTGAGCGCGGCCTTCTCCGGCGAACCCCATACCCGCGACGAACTGGTGGCCGTGCTGCAGACGGCCGAGCAGGACGGCCTGATCGCCGCCGACACCCTGCGCATGATGGAAGGCGCCATCGCGGTGGCCGAGCTGACCGTCGGCGACGTGATGATCCCGCGCTCGCAGATGGTGTCCCTTCCGGTCGAGCAGCCGTTCCTGGAACTGATGAAGCAGGTGGTCGAGTCCGGCCATTCGCGCTTCCCCGTGCACGGCGAGAACAAGGACGACGTGCTCGGCATCCTGCTGGCCAAGGACCTGCTGCGCGGCGTCGTCGCCGACAACAGCCACGCCAGCATCCGCGAGCTGCTGCGCCCGGCGGTACTGATCCCCGAGTCCAAGAAGCTCAACGTGCTGCTCAAGGAGTTCCGGCTCTCGCGCAACCACATGGCGATCGTGGTGGACGAGTACGGCGGCGTCGCCGGGCTGGTCACCATCGAGGACGTGCTTGAGCAGATCGTCGGCCAGATCGACGACGAGCATGACGAGGCCGAGGACCACACCGCGCAGATCGCCATCCAGGCCGACGGCCGCTACGTGGTCGACGCGCTGACCGCGATCGAGGACTTCAACGAACGCTTCGGCGCCGGGTTCTCCGACGACGACTACGACACCATCGGCGGGCTGGTCACCGAGGCCATCGGCCACCTGCCCGAGATCGGCGACGAACTCACCCTGGACCGTTTCGTGTTCCGGGTGGCGCGCGCCAACGCGCGGCGGGTGCAGGCCTTCCACGTCACCGTGCTGCCGCCCGACCCGCAGGACGACGCTTGA
- a CDS encoding rRNA maturation RNase YbeY, producing the protein MTKGPVRLDVAVSYALPRAGLPAAVSFRRWVAAALEGRIREADLAIRLVDAREGRSLNRHYRGKDYATNVLSFPAEIPEGLPKGVKFPLLGDLVICAPVVAREAGEQRKALNAHYAHLTVHGVLHLLGWDHEDDKEAEAMEQLEREILAELGIADPYAGER; encoded by the coding sequence ATGACCAAGGGCCCCGTCCGTCTCGATGTCGCCGTCAGCTACGCCCTGCCCCGCGCCGGGTTGCCGGCCGCGGTGAGTTTCCGGCGCTGGGTCGCCGCGGCACTGGAGGGGCGGATCCGCGAGGCCGACCTGGCGATCCGCCTGGTCGATGCCCGCGAAGGCCGCTCGCTGAACCGCCATTACCGCGGCAAGGATTACGCCACCAACGTGCTCAGTTTCCCGGCCGAGATTCCCGAAGGACTGCCCAAGGGCGTCAAGTTCCCGCTGCTTGGCGACCTGGTGATCTGCGCGCCGGTGGTGGCGCGCGAAGCCGGTGAGCAGCGCAAGGCGCTCAACGCGCACTACGCGCACCTGACCGTGCACGGCGTACTGCACCTGCTCGGCTGGGACCACGAGGACGACAAGGAAGCCGAGGCGATGGAACAGCTCGAGCGCGAGATCCTGGCCGAGCTGGGCATCGCCGACCCCTACGCCGGCGAGCGCTGA
- a CDS encoding phosphate starvation-inducible protein PhoH: MTATIHHDFTLDPADNERLANLAGPFDENLRQIELRLGVQIANRGNVFRVSGPGKAAGEAERLLKALYDEAAGTTLDSHAIHLLLSRANVEQVAERAYEAQDVAIKVKRGTVRGRGQNQSRYLHQIATHDINFGIGPAGTGKTFLAVAMAVEALNESRVQRLILVRPAVEAGEKLGFLPGDLTQKVDPYLRPLYDALYEMLGVEKVAKLLEKNVIEIAPLAYMRGRTLNDAFVILDEAQNTTIEQMKMFLTRLGFGSTAVVTGDLTQTDLPKHVKSGLRDAIEVLRDVEGVSFTFFESRDVVRHPLVARIVSAYDRRDLQRVNPAAG, translated from the coding sequence ATGACTGCGACCATCCACCACGATTTCACCCTCGACCCGGCCGACAACGAGCGGCTGGCCAACCTCGCCGGCCCGTTCGACGAGAACCTGCGCCAGATCGAGCTGCGCCTGGGCGTGCAGATCGCCAACCGCGGCAACGTGTTCCGCGTCAGCGGCCCGGGCAAGGCCGCCGGCGAAGCCGAGCGCCTGCTCAAGGCGCTCTACGACGAGGCCGCCGGCACCACCCTGGACAGCCACGCCATCCATCTGCTGCTGAGCCGCGCCAATGTCGAACAGGTGGCCGAGCGCGCCTACGAGGCGCAGGACGTGGCGATCAAGGTCAAGCGCGGCACCGTGCGCGGCCGCGGCCAGAACCAGTCGCGCTACCTGCACCAGATCGCCACCCACGACATCAACTTCGGCATCGGCCCGGCCGGCACCGGCAAGACCTTCCTGGCGGTGGCCATGGCGGTGGAGGCGCTGAACGAATCGCGCGTGCAGCGGCTGATCCTGGTGCGCCCGGCGGTGGAGGCCGGCGAGAAGCTGGGCTTCCTGCCCGGCGACCTCACCCAGAAGGTCGACCCCTACCTGCGCCCGCTGTACGACGCGCTGTACGAGATGCTGGGCGTGGAGAAGGTCGCCAAGCTGCTGGAGAAGAACGTCATCGAGATCGCGCCGCTGGCGTACATGCGCGGGCGCACGCTCAACGACGCCTTCGTGATCCTGGACGAAGCCCAGAACACCACCATCGAGCAGATGAAGATGTTCCTGACCCGGCTGGGCTTCGGCTCGACCGCGGTGGTCACCGGCGACCTCACCCAGACCGACCTGCCCAAGCACGTCAAATCCGGGCTGCGCGACGCCATCGAGGTGCTGCGCGACGTCGAGGGCGTGAGCTTCACCTTCTTCGAATCGCGCGACGTGGTCCGCCACCCGCTGGTGGCGCGCATCGTCAGCGCCTACGACCGCCGCGACCTGCAGCGGGTCAACCCCGCGGCCGGGTAA
- a CDS encoding TetR family transcriptional regulator, with protein sequence MKRSRSTTPATTAKPAAQARPPRRRAPGRRPGADAVDLRERLLDAALACFVAQGIGATSLRDIARRAGVTPALLHYYFGDKLQLRQAVVAERLWPVMAEVHAGVGGAGDDVAAIVAAFVAGITRAVAANPWLPTLWVREILCEGGALRGMMLEQAGPLLPRLLMQRLSAAQQAGRLAPALDPRLLVVSMVGLTMFPLASAPIWQQLFGAGELGADAVQRHAMAVLTRVLEPGHE encoded by the coding sequence ATGAAACGTTCCCGGTCCACGACACCCGCCACTACCGCCAAGCCCGCCGCGCAGGCGCGCCCGCCGCGCAGGCGCGCACCGGGGCGGCGGCCCGGCGCCGATGCCGTCGACCTGCGCGAACGGCTGCTGGACGCGGCGCTGGCCTGCTTCGTCGCCCAGGGCATCGGCGCCACCTCGCTGCGCGACATCGCCCGTCGCGCCGGCGTGACGCCAGCGCTGCTCCACTATTACTTCGGCGACAAGCTGCAACTGCGCCAGGCGGTGGTGGCCGAACGGCTGTGGCCGGTGATGGCCGAGGTCCATGCCGGGGTGGGCGGGGCGGGCGACGACGTGGCGGCGATAGTGGCCGCCTTCGTCGCTGGCATCACCCGCGCGGTGGCGGCCAATCCGTGGTTGCCGACGCTGTGGGTAAGGGAAATCCTCTGCGAAGGTGGTGCCCTGCGCGGGATGATGCTGGAGCAGGCCGGGCCGTTGCTGCCGCGCCTGCTGATGCAGCGGTTGAGCGCAGCGCAACAGGCCGGGCGGCTCGCCCCGGCGCTGGATCCGCGGCTGCTGGTGGTGTCGATGGTGGGGCTGACGATGTTCCCGCTGGCCAGTGCGCCGATCTGGCAGCAGCTGTTCGGCGCCGGGGAGCTGGGGGCCGATGCAGTGCAGCGGCATGCGATGGCGGTGTTGACGCGCGTTCTGGAGCCGGGGCATGAATGA
- a CDS encoding hemolysin secretion protein D, with translation MNDRGNPVAWVLVLALAGCSQQAPQALGTLEWDRVTVPAPVSERIVRLDVREGQRVAAGAPLLQLEPAQTRAQLDALQARVQQSDAALLELRHGPRSEDIDQARAALAAAQAQARQAQAYLARLRPLAQRQLVAPAELDRALAAARSAQAQVRQAAAALDERLHGSRSEQLAQGEAALAAARAAAATQSLLLDKLTLVAPRAGRVDSLPYKLGDQPAVGAPLAVLLVGEAPYARVYLPQALRNRLQVGDPLRVQLQPAGPVFAGRVRMIRSDPVFTPYFALTGQDAERLSYLAEISLGSDAAALPVGAPVRVLADAAVGAR, from the coding sequence ATGAATGACCGGGGCAACCCCGTGGCATGGGTGTTGGTGCTGGCGCTGGCGGGCTGTTCGCAGCAGGCGCCGCAGGCGCTGGGCACGCTGGAATGGGACCGGGTGACGGTGCCGGCGCCGGTGTCCGAGCGCATCGTGCGCCTGGATGTGCGCGAAGGCCAACGGGTCGCCGCCGGGGCGCCGCTGCTGCAGCTGGAACCGGCGCAGACCCGGGCGCAGCTGGATGCGCTGCAGGCGCGGGTGCAGCAGAGCGACGCCGCACTGCTGGAACTGCGCCATGGCCCGCGCAGCGAAGATATCGACCAGGCCCGCGCGGCGCTGGCCGCCGCGCAGGCGCAGGCGCGCCAAGCGCAGGCGTACCTTGCGCGACTGCGGCCCCTGGCGCAGCGCCAGTTGGTGGCGCCGGCGGAGCTGGATCGCGCGCTGGCCGCCGCGCGCAGCGCACAGGCGCAGGTGCGGCAGGCCGCGGCGGCGCTGGACGAACGCCTGCACGGCAGCCGCAGCGAGCAACTGGCGCAGGGCGAGGCCGCGCTGGCGGCAGCCCGGGCCGCGGCCGCGACGCAATCGCTGCTGCTGGACAAGCTGACCCTGGTGGCCCCGCGTGCCGGTCGCGTCGACAGCCTTCCCTACAAGCTCGGCGACCAGCCGGCGGTGGGCGCGCCGCTGGCGGTGCTGCTGGTGGGGGAGGCGCCCTACGCGCGCGTCTACCTGCCGCAGGCGCTGCGCAACCGGCTGCAGGTGGGCGATCCGCTGCGGGTGCAGCTGCAGCCGGCCGGTCCGGTGTTCGCCGGCCGGGTGCGCATGATCCGCAGCGACCCGGTGTTCACCCCGTACTTCGCGCTGACCGGGCAGGACGCCGAGCGCCTGAGTTACCTGGCCGAGATCAGCCTGGGCAGCGACGCGGCGGCGCTGCCGGTGGGGGCCCCGGTACGGGTGCTGGCCGACGCCGCGGTGGGCGCGCGCTGA